GACAAGGGCTCGCTCGTCAGCGTCGAGCCCTTCGAGGTCTTCGAGCAGGCCGGGCGTATGAGTCCCGAAGCCCTTGAGTGGAAGGCGAGCTGGCTCGCGGGCCAGGAAGCGCAGAGAATCGGCACACCCGAGGCCCTCGAGCAGGCGCTCCAGCTTTTCACCTTCTCCGCCCGAGCCTTTCCCGACTCGTGGATCGCACGCGACTGCCATCTGCGCAGGGCGGAGATTCTCGAAGCTCTGGGCCAGCACGAAGAAGCCGCGATGGCCCGGCTCCGCGCCGATGAGCTCTACGTCCCACTCGATCTCCAATCAGGAGTTAGGAATTAGGAATTCCCACCCTACCCTTCGGTTCTATCCGCGCACTGCGGGAGGGTGGGCGGCATTCCTAATTCCTCATTCCTCATTCCTCATTCTGAAAAGTTCTTGCTTTTCAGTATGGTGGGCGCATAATCGAGCTACGCGGACCGAAGGCTTCGTGGGCACTCGGTTGCAGCGGGGTGGGTGGGAGCGACCCCTTCGGGGAATCGCTCAATTTGCCCCGGAGGCAATCGGAGGTGTTCATGGCCGTTACCATCACTGGAAAAAATCTCACCATCGAAGATGTCATCGCGGTCGCCCGCCACGGCGAAAGCGTCGAACTTCACCCCGACGCCGTCGAACGGATCACGCACTGTCGTGCATTCCTCGACGAACGGGTCGCCGCACGCGAGATCATGTACGGCGTCAACACGGGGATCGGCGAGTTCTCGGAGGTCGCACTCTCGGACGAGCAGGTGCGGGACTTTCAGCGCTACCTCATCTACAACCATGCCGCAGGCATCGGCGAGCCATGCCCGATCGATCATATCCGGGCCGCGATGCTGCTGAGGGTCAACGTCCACGCCAACGGCCACTCCGGCTGCCGGCGCGAGATCACAGAGACCCTGATCGCCATGCTGAACGCCGGCGTGACCCCGGTGGTGTGCGAAAAGGGTTCGGTCGGCGCCTGCGGCGACCTCGCACCGATGAGCCAGATCGCGCTGCTGATGATGGGCGAAGGCGAGGCCTTCTACCAGGGTGTGAGAATGCCCGGCGACAAGGCTCTCGAGGCGGCCGAGATTCCGATGCCGGGTCTCGAGGTGCGCGACGGATTGGCCGTGATCAACGGCTCCAACCTGACCAATGCGATCGGCTGCCTGACGGTGTGGGACACCGAGCGTTTCATCAAGCAAGCGGAGATCGCCTGCGCAATGAGCCTCGAAGCGCTGCGCGCCAATATGAAGCCTTACGATTCGCGAATTCACGAGCTGCGCGGTTTCCGGGGTGCGGTCGCTTCGGCGTCCAACATCCGAGCAGTGATCGACGGCTCCGATCTCTTGACCGGCAAGGAGAAGGTCAAGGTGCAGGACGCCTACAGCATGCGCTCATCGCCGCAGGTCATCGGCGCCGCCCGCGACCAGCTCCGATGGACGCGCGAGCAGCTGGAGATCGAGGCCAATGGCGTCGGCGACAACCCAATCTTCCTGCCGGACGACCAGATCGTTCTGACCGGAGCCAACTTCCAGGGCACCCCGATCAGCCTGCCGCTCGACACCCTCGGGGGAGCGATCACGATGGTCTGCGTTCTTTCGGAGCGCCGGCTCAACCGGCTCACCAATCCGGCATTGAGCGCAGGTTTGCCCCCGTTCCTGACCAAGGGCGCCGGGATGTTCTCCGGCATGATGCTGAGCCAGTACACCGCCGACATGCAGATCGTCGAGCAGCGGATCCTGTCGAACCCCGCCTTCACCCAGTCGATCCCGGCTGCGGCCGACCAGGAGGATTTCGTCTCGATGGGCATGAACACGGCCCTCAAGACCCGAACCATCCTCGACAACGCCCACGGTGTCCTCGGCATCGAGCTCATGGCCGCGGCGCAGGGCCTGGATTTTCGCGAGTTCGAACCCGGACACGGGACGCGGGCGGCCCGTGACGAAGTCCGTCGTCACGTCGAATTTCTCGACGAGGACCGGCCGCTCTATCCCGACCACAACGCGATGAAGAAGGCGGTCGCCAAGCTCGATATTCTGCGTGCGGTGGAAGAGGAGATCGGGGAACTCACGACGTATTAGTTTTGAGTTCTTAGTTTTGAGTTTTGAGTTTTCCGCCACCCGCTCTATTGATTGCGGGTGGAGGGGCGGGAACTCGCGCCCGGCAGCGATTCGCGGCTGACGGCCGAGAGGGAAGGATTGGTGGTGGTCGGTCTTCAGCCGCTCGCTGGCGGGAGTGAGTCACGACGCCCGCAGGGCGTCCGTAACTCTCAACTCTTAACTCCTCCCTCCAAAAACGCAGTTGCATAGCTACAATCGACGTCATGGCTCGCTTCCACTTCCGGTGCATCGAGTGCGGTGAGGAGTATCCGGAGGACCCGAACCGCCTGGTCTGCTCGACCTGCGCCGGGAAACAGGAACCGGGCGGGACCGTTCGCGGTGTGCTCGAGGTGGTCCTCAAAGTGCTGCCGAACTCATGGCCACACTTCAGGCCCTCCGACCGGGAGTTCCTCCACGCGTTTCTCCCGATCAACGACGAAAGTGCGCTCGCGCCGCTGCCGGTAGGCGACACACCGTTGCTCGATGTGTCCCGCGTCCGCGATGCCCTCGAGATGCCACACCTGTTCGTGAAGGACGACACCCGCAACCTGTCCGGTTCGACCAAGGATCGCGCGTCGCTGCTGGTGGTCGCCAAGGCCGCGGAGTACGGCTGCGACACCGTGGCCACCGCCTCGACCGGAAACGCGGCGTCGTCGCTGGCCGCAATTTCGGCCGCAACCGGCATGCGCGCCGTAGTCCTGGTACCCGCCGCGACGCCACCGGCCAAGCTCGCGCAAATGCAGAGCTATGGAGCGTCCGTGGTGCCGGTTTCAGGCACCTACGACGACGCCTTCGAACTCTGTATCGCAGCCTGTAATGAGTTCGGCTGGTACAACCGGAGCACCGCCCTCAACCCGTTCACCATTGAGGGGAAGAAGACTGCGGCGCTCGAGATAGCGGTTGCCATGGCCCCTCATGCTCCCGATGTTCTGATCGTGCCGACGGGTGACGGTGTCATCCTCGGCGGCCTGGCCAAGGGCTTCCGGGACCTCGAACTTGCGGGTCTGATCGATCGCCGTCCACGGTTCATCGCCGTCCAGCCGGATGGGTCCTCGGCCATAGTCCGGGCGCTTCGATCGGGCGAAGACCAGCCAGCGGAGATGACAGGCGCAGAAAGCGTTGCCGACAGCCTGACGGTCCAGACGCCGCGCAACGCCATCGGGTGCATGGCGGAGATCAGGGCTTCGGGCGGTAGCGGCGTGACCGTGTCGGACGAGGCGATCCTGGCTGCGATTTCTGACCTGGCGAGCTCGACCGGCGTGTTCGCCGAGCCGGCCGGCGCGGCAGCTCTGGCCGGACTTCGGGCAGCCCTCGACCAGAACCTCGTCAATCGGGACGAAACAGTCATTCTAATGGTGACGGGCAGTGGGCTCAAGGATGTCGGGGCTGCAGCAAAAGCCTTGCCGTCTCTCGAGCCGGTCGAGGCGAATCTCGAGGGCGTAGAGCGCGCGGTCAAGCTCTGCAATAAACGTTCAAACGTTTGAACGTTCAACGTTAATATTTCTGTCGGTCGAGATCCTTCGACTCGTCGCCTCCCGTACCTCGCATCCGATCACAAACAGCTCCCGTGACGAAGTGGGAAGGGCGGGCGGGAAATTCGAAATCCGAAATCCGAAATCGAATACTACTTAGGTCCCAGAATCTTTGACGTAGTATCAGCACCCGGTACCACAATCTTGGACATTTCCTTGCGCTGGAGCTCCTTGACCTCGTCAATCATCTGCTCGACCGCCGCCTGGATCGCGGCCGGAAACCTCTCGATGGCAGCCTGCAGATTCTCGGCTTCGATTCGCGTCTGGACCGGCAGCGGTCCCACCTGCGACATGAGCTGGGTCTCGGCGATGTAGGCCACGGGCCGCGAAAGATCGCGCTCTCCATTGCTCGTCACCGGGGTCAGCTGTTTGAGCGAGCCCACCCTCAGATCAGTAAAAACCTCTTCCTTGTAAAGATTCTGTTCATCCATTTTGATCTCGGACAGTGCCTGGACCTGCGGTTCTTCCATGCTTCCTCCTCCGGCCAACCGGCGTTGGCCGACTATGCTTCTTTACGAACCCCCAATCGCTCTCGGGATATTTCCATAAGGTTATTGATTCGCTCCTCGAGCTCCTGTCGACGCGCCTCGATGTCATCGCTGTCCGTGTGCCGTTCGACCACCATCGGCTCGCCGACGGTGATGGCGACTTTGGATCCGGGGTACGGCACCAGATGACGGTCCCACGATCGGGCACGCCAAGCCCGGCTCGCCGCAAAGCCGATCGGCACAACCGGCACCCCCGCCATCCGGGCCACCATGATGGCCCCCGGTTTGCAGTATCTCCTCGGCCCCTTCGACCCGTCGACCGCGATCGCCGGCGCCTGCCCGGCGCGCACGATCGCCTTCTTCAGCCCCCGCAAGGCCGCCGCACCACTCCGCCGAGCCGATCCTCTGACAGCCCGGCTCCCGAATCTGGCAAGAATCTGAACGCCAAGCTCTCCGTCGGTCGAAGGACTGATCAGGAATGTCACCGGTATGCCTCGGTACAAGAGCTGGGCGGCATACCAGCCAACCGTCAGCAGGCCCTCGTGCCAGAACGCGAACACCGCCGGCTCGCCAGCTCGCTCGAGCTCGACGAATTTCTCGTCTTCCTCGACCCTAAACCGGTAGGTCGACCAGGCCAACTTGAGAAATCCCGCGATGATCGGAGCCGCGATGGCGAACAGGATTCTCCGCCCCCGCGTCATTTGACGCGGACGGTGCCCCGTACGGCCGTTCGAATCATTGGTGCTCGCCGTATCGATCATGGAAGATCCCGCTCCCGCATGCGGGCGTCAGGCCGGCAGGATGGTAGCACGGGGGAAGGATTTGGGATTTGGGATTTCAGAATTCTGAGTATTTGGCCTGTCACTTGAGATGGTAATAAATCGGGGAGGGTCCGAGCTTGACGGAGGTGCCATCAGGGACGGGCAAGGGTTGTCC
The sequence above is a segment of the Acidobacteriota bacterium genome. Coding sequences within it:
- a CDS encoding lysophospholipid acyltransferase family protein, giving the protein MTRGRRILFAIAAPIIAGFLKLAWSTYRFRVEEDEKFVELERAGEPAVFAFWHEGLLTVGWYAAQLLYRGIPVTFLISPSTDGELGVQILARFGSRAVRGSARRSGAAALRGLKKAIVRAGQAPAIAVDGSKGPRRYCKPGAIMVARMAGVPVVPIGFAASRAWRARSWDRHLVPYPGSKVAITVGEPMVVERHTDSDDIEARRQELEERINNLMEISRERLGVRKEA
- a CDS encoding aromatic amino acid ammonia-lyase; the encoded protein is MAVTITGKNLTIEDVIAVARHGESVELHPDAVERITHCRAFLDERVAAREIMYGVNTGIGEFSEVALSDEQVRDFQRYLIYNHAAGIGEPCPIDHIRAAMLLRVNVHANGHSGCRREITETLIAMLNAGVTPVVCEKGSVGACGDLAPMSQIALLMMGEGEAFYQGVRMPGDKALEAAEIPMPGLEVRDGLAVINGSNLTNAIGCLTVWDTERFIKQAEIACAMSLEALRANMKPYDSRIHELRGFRGAVASASNIRAVIDGSDLLTGKEKVKVQDAYSMRSSPQVIGAARDQLRWTREQLEIEANGVGDNPIFLPDDQIVLTGANFQGTPISLPLDTLGGAITMVCVLSERRLNRLTNPALSAGLPPFLTKGAGMFSGMMLSQYTADMQIVEQRILSNPAFTQSIPAAADQEDFVSMGMNTALKTRTILDNAHGVLGIELMAAAQGLDFREFEPGHGTRAARDEVRRHVEFLDEDRPLYPDHNAMKKAVAKLDILRAVEEEIGELTTY
- the thrC gene encoding threonine synthase, producing MARFHFRCIECGEEYPEDPNRLVCSTCAGKQEPGGTVRGVLEVVLKVLPNSWPHFRPSDREFLHAFLPINDESALAPLPVGDTPLLDVSRVRDALEMPHLFVKDDTRNLSGSTKDRASLLVVAKAAEYGCDTVATASTGNAASSLAAISAATGMRAVVLVPAATPPAKLAQMQSYGASVVPVSGTYDDAFELCIAACNEFGWYNRSTALNPFTIEGKKTAALEIAVAMAPHAPDVLIVPTGDGVILGGLAKGFRDLELAGLIDRRPRFIAVQPDGSSAIVRALRSGEDQPAEMTGAESVADSLTVQTPRNAIGCMAEIRASGGSGVTVSDEAILAAISDLASSTGVFAEPAGAAALAGLRAALDQNLVNRDETVILMVTGSGLKDVGAAAKALPSLEPVEANLEGVERAVKLCNKRSNV
- a CDS encoding cell wall hydrolase, whose product is AIFPTAGAAVLRHSYGIPGVIGEASFFTNPREEERLRDTVYNRREADAYVAALADFFSRPTPPILDKGSLVSVEPFEVFEQAGRMSPEALEWKASWLAGQEAQRIGTPEALEQALQLFTFSARAFPDSWIARDCHLRRAEILEALGQHEEAAMARLRADELYVPLDLQSGVRN